The following DNA comes from Ornithobacterium rhinotracheale DSM 15997.
TGAAGAGGGAAATTATTTTAATTAGTGCAGTGCTAATTGGATTATTAGCCTGTAACGAAAACAATTTAGAGGACACAATCCCTTCTAAATTAGAGGAGCCAAAAGTTTCTTTAAAGTCTTATGAATACAATTATAAAGACAGAGAGCTATTAGAAATTTCATCTTTACTCCTAAAAGAAGAGGATTATTCTGAAGGAAGTCCTACAGCTAGGATGATTTCTAGTCAAGATAATTCTGAAAGAATTCGCGACCTAGAGTTATCTTATTTAGGATTAGGGCAAGAAAAAGATAGCTTAATCGTAGCCGTCCACAATATTCAAACAGGAAATGCAGTTATCCTTTCTAAGGATAAAAGAACCGACCCGATTCTTGGTTATGTAGATGATTACAACGCTACATTCATACCTCCCGAAATGAAATTCTACCTGTCAAGTACAGCCGACGCACTTAGCGAAGAGATAGACGAGGCAATGAAATCCCCTGAGATTTCCGCAAAATTAAAAGGATTGGACGGAAATATTAATGCCTATTTTACAGATTTAGCTAAACAAAAAGCTGAAAACATAAGAAAAAGTATATTCGCTAGACAAGCCACCAGAGAACGCAGAAGTTTAGATGATATTATGAGACATGAAAATGTAGCCTATGTAAAGGGGCCTTATATACAAACTGAATGGAGACAAAGAAATAGCTTTATAAAAAAATATCATCCAAATGAAAAAGGAGTTGAAGGCTGTACTGTTACTGCCATTGGTCAAATATTAAATTACTATGGAGACTATGTTAGTGAAATTCATTTTGGGAATCCTTTTGGTGGTCGTTACTACGATAAATTTACTAAAAAATCTTTTTCTTATCCATTTAAAAACAGTTCTCTAGATCACGAAGATTACGAAGAGATTTTATTTAATATCAGTGAGCAAATTACTAGAGGTCATGATAGCGGTAGGAGTGCTATTGTGACAAACCCTGTTCCTTTTACAAGAGACCTTAGAACTTTTATAGAAAAACATGTAAAAGGAGTTAGAA
Coding sequences within:
- a CDS encoding C10 family peptidase translates to MKREIILISAVLIGLLACNENNLEDTIPSKLEEPKVSLKSYEYNYKDRELLEISSLLLKEEDYSEGSPTARMISSQDNSERIRDLELSYLGLGQEKDSLIVAVHNIQTGNAVILSKDKRTDPILGYVDDYNATFIPPEMKFYLSSTADALSEEIDEAMKSPEISAKLKGLDGNINAYFTDLAKQKAENIRKSIFARQATRERRSLDDIMRHENVAYVKGPYIQTEWRQRNSFIKKYHPNEKGVEGCTVTAIGQILNYYGDYVSEIHFGNPFGGRYYDKFTKKSFSYPFKNSSLDHEDYEEILFNISEQITRGHDSGRSAIVTNPVPFTRDLRTFIEKHVKGVRIDDESGLFNVRRPDEHYIIKAIKEGYPAIAGGSEPWYNGYRKGHAWVCDGVVCVRVKRGFIVKWTEHKYYIHMNWGWGGDGNGWFFNNGNDRYKTSDANREILVMFSVAPDKK